In the genome of Flexistipes sinusarabici DSM 4947, one region contains:
- the queD gene encoding 6-carboxytetrahydropterin synthase QueD, whose protein sequence is MYKVKVTDNFSSAHNLREYEGNCEKLHGHNWQIEVSLKGEELDELGMLVDFRELKKEVKNILNTLDHTYLNDHEYFSRVNPTSENIAHFIYKKLKSRFKDRMDSVTVWESNNSSAEYYE, encoded by the coding sequence ATGTATAAAGTTAAAGTAACTGATAATTTTTCATCAGCCCACAATCTGAGGGAATATGAAGGAAACTGTGAAAAACTTCACGGTCACAATTGGCAGATTGAAGTCTCCCTGAAGGGGGAAGAGCTTGATGAACTGGGTATGCTCGTGGATTTCAGGGAGTTGAAAAAAGAAGTTAAAAACATCCTTAACACTCTGGATCATACATACCTTAACGATCATGAATATTTTTCACGAGTCAATCCCACAAGCGAAAATATAGCACATTTTATTTATAAAAAATTAAAGTCCAGGTTTAAAGACAGGATGGATAGTGTAACTGTATGGGAGAGCAATAATTCTTCAGCGGAGTATTATGAATAA
- a CDS encoding 7-carboxy-7-deazaguanine synthase QueE has translation MNNSSGYIKEIFPSIQGEGKYVGAKQLFVRLAGCSINCLNCDTDYSAEDFFIINDKRIQNPVSPVDLAGNITEAFGLNSFHSISITGGEPLDQFGFLKDFIKAVKEMSGIRIFLETSGFYSDKLLALQDIVDIFSIDLKIKSSFGVNNLQSVQKIMRSIDTSKTYVKLIINKNISETEIDSVLKVLMDSKMKEIYLQPLNNISYNNELEHIIELLQKNKIDAYFIPQIQKFMEIR, from the coding sequence ATGAATAATTCTTCTGGGTACATAAAAGAGATTTTTCCGTCGATTCAGGGAGAAGGCAAATATGTCGGAGCAAAACAGCTCTTTGTGAGGCTTGCCGGTTGTTCCATAAACTGTTTAAACTGTGATACCGATTACTCTGCGGAAGACTTTTTTATTATTAATGACAAAAGGATACAAAATCCTGTTTCACCAGTGGATTTAGCTGGTAATATTACTGAAGCCTTTGGTCTTAATTCATTCCACAGCATCTCCATAACAGGCGGAGAACCACTGGATCAATTCGGTTTTTTAAAAGACTTTATTAAAGCTGTCAAAGAAATGTCCGGGATTAGAATCTTTTTGGAAACAAGTGGTTTTTACTCTGATAAGTTATTGGCATTACAAGATATCGTGGATATCTTCAGTATTGATTTAAAGATTAAGAGCTCCTTTGGAGTAAACAATCTTCAGTCAGTTCAAAAAATTATGAGATCAATTGACACAAGCAAAACATATGTTAAACTTATAATTAATAAAAATATAAGTGAAACGGAAATAGACTCTGTACTGAAAGTATTAATGGATTCAAAAATGAAAGAAATATACTTGCAACCTCTGAATAATATAAGTTATAATAATGAGCTGGAGCATATAATTGAGCTTTTACAAAAAAATAAAATTGATGCTTATTTTATCCCTCAAATACAAAAATTTATGGAGATAAGATGA